A section of the Streptomyces xinghaiensis S187 genome encodes:
- a CDS encoding hemolysin family protein, which yields MTGQLIAAAVLLVVVAWLAACAETGLARTTRFRAEEAVRSGRRGSAKLMVVAEDPSRYLNLALLVRVACEMAAGVLVTFAAVREFEETWEALALATGVMVLVSYVAVGVSPRTIGRQHPLNTATAAAYVLLPLARIMGPVPQLLILLGNALTPGKGFRKGPFASEAELRAMVDLAEQEQLIEADERKMVHSVFELGDTLVREVMVPRTDLVVIERGKTVRQALTLALRSGFSRIPVVGESEDDVVGIVYLKDLARKTHINRESESDLVSTAMRPAAFVPDTKNAGDLLREMQQRRNHVAVVVDEYGGTAGIVTIEDILEEIVGEITDEYDRELPPVEELGGGRYRVTARLDIGDLGDLYELDLDDEDVETVGGLLAKLLGRVPIAGATAVVDLADYVTDPEPPALRLTAESPAGRRNRIVTVLVEPVPVERNGSTGDGHGGRRAERA from the coding sequence GTGACCGGCCAACTGATCGCCGCGGCCGTCCTGCTCGTCGTGGTGGCCTGGCTCGCCGCCTGCGCCGAGACCGGACTGGCCCGGACGACCCGGTTCCGCGCCGAGGAGGCCGTGCGCTCCGGCCGCCGCGGCAGCGCCAAGCTCATGGTGGTCGCCGAGGACCCCAGCCGCTATCTCAACCTGGCCCTGCTGGTCCGGGTGGCCTGCGAGATGGCGGCGGGGGTGCTCGTCACCTTCGCCGCCGTACGGGAGTTCGAGGAGACCTGGGAGGCCCTGGCCCTCGCCACCGGCGTGATGGTCCTCGTCTCCTACGTCGCCGTCGGCGTCTCCCCGCGCACCATCGGCCGCCAGCACCCGCTGAACACCGCCACCGCCGCCGCGTACGTCCTGCTGCCGCTGGCCCGGATCATGGGCCCGGTCCCGCAGCTGCTGATCCTCCTCGGCAACGCCCTCACCCCGGGCAAGGGTTTCCGCAAGGGCCCGTTCGCCTCCGAGGCCGAACTGCGGGCCATGGTGGACCTGGCCGAGCAGGAACAGCTGATCGAGGCCGACGAACGGAAGATGGTGCACTCCGTCTTCGAACTGGGCGACACCCTCGTCCGTGAGGTGATGGTGCCCCGCACCGACCTCGTGGTCATCGAACGCGGCAAGACCGTCCGGCAGGCCCTCACCCTCGCGCTGCGCTCCGGCTTCTCCCGGATCCCGGTGGTCGGGGAGAGCGAGGACGACGTGGTCGGCATCGTCTACCTCAAGGACCTCGCCCGGAAGACGCACATCAACCGGGAGTCGGAGAGCGATCTGGTCTCCACGGCCATGCGCCCGGCCGCCTTCGTCCCCGACACCAAGAACGCCGGGGACCTGCTGCGCGAGATGCAGCAGCGGCGCAACCACGTCGCGGTCGTCGTCGACGAGTACGGCGGCACCGCCGGCATCGTCACCATCGAGGACATCCTGGAGGAGATCGTCGGCGAGATCACCGACGAGTACGACCGGGAGCTGCCGCCGGTCGAGGAGCTGGGCGGGGGCCGCTACCGCGTCACCGCCCGCCTCGACATCGGCGACCTGGGAGACCTCTACGAACTCGACCTGGACGACGAGGACGTGGAGACGGTCGGCGGGCTGCTCGCCAAGCTGCTGGGCCGGGTGCCGATCGCGGGGGCGACCGCCGTGGTCGACCTCGCCGACTACGTCACCGACCCGGAGCCGCCGGCCCTGCGGCTCACCGCCGAGTCCCCGGCCGGCCGCCGCAACCGCATCGTCACGGTGCTGGTCGAGCCGGTCCCCGTGGAGCGGAACGGATCCACCGGGGACGGCCACGGCGGACGGCGGGCCGAGCGGGCGTAG
- a CDS encoding cytidine deaminase, translating into MTDTTDSAPALDAEDAKLVTLARSTRARNGVPEGAAVRDETGRTYVAGTVALASLKLSAVRTAVAMAVASGARSLEAAVVVSSAESVAEEDRAAVRDLGGPDTPVLLAGPDGTLRTAVSAG; encoded by the coding sequence ATGACGGACACCACGGACAGCGCTCCCGCCCTCGACGCCGAAGACGCCAAGCTCGTCACCCTGGCCCGCTCCACCCGGGCCCGCAACGGCGTGCCGGAGGGCGCCGCCGTGCGCGACGAGACGGGCAGGACCTATGTCGCCGGGACCGTCGCCCTGGCGTCGCTGAAGCTCAGCGCCGTGCGCACGGCCGTCGCCATGGCCGTGGCCAGCGGCGCCCGGTCGCTGGAGGCGGCCGTGGTGGTGTCGTCCGCCGAGTCCGTGGCGGAGGAGGACCGCGCGGCCGTGCGCGACCTCGGCGGCCCGGACACCCCCGTCCTGCTCGCCGGACCGGACGGCACCCTGCGGACGGCCGTCAGCGCCGGCTGA
- a CDS encoding TerB family tellurite resistance protein: MRVWGVCASWHTVGDGEFFCPDCGGDRNYRRRTGRRRFTFLGIPVLPRGTAGPVVECSSCRGHFGTETLDHPTTVRFSAMLRDAVHTVTLAVLAAGGTEARPTREAAVSVVRAAGFADCTEGQLLTLVEALAADAGRLPGWAEDFGERSGTALTIELHEALGPLAPHLAPAGRESILLQGARIALADGPYRPAEREALSAVGAALTIRREETERLLAAAARTPS; this comes from the coding sequence ATGCGCGTGTGGGGAGTGTGCGCCAGCTGGCACACGGTCGGCGACGGCGAGTTCTTCTGCCCCGACTGCGGCGGCGACCGCAACTACCGGCGCCGCACCGGGCGCCGCCGGTTCACCTTCCTCGGCATCCCGGTCCTGCCCCGTGGCACGGCGGGCCCGGTCGTCGAGTGCTCCTCCTGCCGGGGCCACTTCGGCACGGAGACCCTGGACCACCCCACCACCGTCCGCTTCTCGGCGATGCTCCGCGACGCCGTGCACACCGTCACGCTCGCCGTCCTCGCCGCCGGCGGCACCGAGGCCCGGCCGACCCGCGAGGCGGCCGTCTCCGTGGTGCGCGCCGCGGGGTTCGCCGACTGCACCGAAGGGCAGCTCCTCACCCTCGTCGAGGCGCTGGCCGCCGACGCCGGCCGGCTCCCCGGCTGGGCCGAGGACTTCGGCGAGCGCAGCGGCACCGCGCTGACCATAGAGCTCCACGAGGCCCTGGGCCCGCTGGCCCCGCATCTCGCCCCGGCCGGACGGGAGAGCATCCTGCTCCAGGGCGCCAGGATCGCCCTCGCGGACGGGCCGTACCGCCCCGCCGAGCGGGAGGCGCTCTCCGCCGTCGGCGCGGCCCTCACCATCCGCCGCGAGGAGACCGAGCGGCTTCTCGCCGCCGCGGCCCGCACGCCCTCCTGA
- a CDS encoding Fur family transcriptional regulator, with the protein MATAGSGGTGTAPVRGRSTRQRAAVAAALDEVDEFRSAQELHDVLKHRGDSVGLTTVYRTLQSLADAGEVDVLRTDEGEAVYRRCSTDDHHHHLVCRGCGKAVEVEGPAVETWADQIAAEHGFVDVAHTIEIFGTCGDCAAKAAAGGGKR; encoded by the coding sequence GTGGCCACAGCGGGGAGCGGCGGAACGGGCACGGCGCCGGTGCGCGGCCGGTCGACGCGGCAGCGCGCGGCCGTGGCCGCGGCCCTGGACGAGGTGGACGAGTTCCGCAGCGCCCAGGAGCTGCACGACGTCCTCAAGCACCGGGGGGACTCCGTCGGCCTGACGACCGTCTACCGCACGCTGCAGTCGCTCGCCGACGCGGGCGAGGTGGACGTCCTGCGCACCGACGAGGGCGAGGCCGTCTACCGCCGGTGCAGCACCGACGACCATCACCACCACCTGGTCTGCCGGGGTTGCGGCAAGGCGGTCGAGGTGGAGGGCCCGGCGGTGGAGACCTGGGCCGACCAGATCGCGGCCGAGCACGGCTTCGTCGACGTCGCCCACACCATCGAGATCTTCGGCACCTGCGGCGACTGCGCGGCGAAGGCCGCGGCGGGCGGCGGCAAGCGCTGA
- the era gene encoding GTPase Era — translation MAAMSDRSPSQPRPQAAPHRSGFACFVGRPNAGKSTLTNALVGTKVAITSSRPQTTRHTVRGIVHRPDAQLVLVDTPGLHKPRTLLGERLNDIVRTTWAEVDVIGFCLPADQKLGPGDRFIAGELAKAGKTPKVAVVTKTDLVDSKQLAEQLIAVDRLGQELGLDWAEIVPVSAVAGQQVSLLADLLVPLLPEGPPLYPEGDLTDEPEQVMVAELIREAALEGVRDELPHSIAVVVEEMIPREGRPESKPLLDIHANLYIERPSQKGIVIGPKGARLKDVGMKSRKHIEALLGTPVFLDLHVKVAKDWQRDPRQLRKLGF, via the coding sequence ATGGCCGCCATGAGCGATCGTTCCCCGTCCCAGCCCCGGCCGCAGGCCGCCCCGCACCGCTCGGGCTTCGCCTGCTTCGTCGGCCGCCCCAACGCGGGCAAGTCGACCCTGACCAACGCGCTGGTGGGGACGAAGGTGGCGATCACCTCCAGCCGGCCGCAGACCACCCGCCACACCGTGCGCGGCATCGTGCACCGGCCCGACGCCCAGCTCGTGCTGGTCGACACCCCGGGGCTGCACAAGCCGCGCACCCTGCTCGGCGAGCGGCTCAACGACATCGTGCGGACCACCTGGGCCGAGGTCGACGTCATCGGCTTCTGCCTGCCCGCCGACCAGAAGCTGGGCCCGGGGGACCGCTTCATCGCCGGGGAGCTGGCCAAGGCCGGGAAGACGCCGAAGGTCGCCGTCGTCACCAAGACCGATCTGGTGGACTCCAAGCAGCTCGCCGAGCAGCTGATCGCGGTGGACCGGCTCGGGCAGGAGCTGGGGCTGGACTGGGCGGAGATCGTCCCGGTGTCGGCCGTCGCCGGGCAGCAGGTGTCCCTGCTGGCCGATCTGCTGGTGCCGCTGCTGCCGGAGGGCCCGCCGCTCTACCCGGAGGGCGATCTCACCGACGAGCCGGAGCAGGTCATGGTCGCGGAGCTGATCCGCGAGGCCGCGCTGGAGGGCGTACGGGACGAGCTGCCGCACTCGATCGCCGTCGTCGTGGAGGAGATGATCCCCCGCGAGGGACGCCCCGAGAGCAAGCCGCTGCTGGACATCCACGCCAACCTCTACATCGAGCGGCCCAGCCAGAAGGGCATCGTCATCGGGCCCAAGGGCGCCCGGCTGAAGGACGTCGGCATGAAGTCCCGCAAGCACATCGAGGCGCTCCTCGGCACCCCGGTCTTTCTGGACCTCCATGTGAAGGTCGCCAAGGACTGGCAGCGGGACCCCCGGCAACTGCGCAAGCTGGGCTTCTGA
- a CDS encoding metal ABC transporter ATP-binding protein, producing the protein MAVPPVVSLRGATARLGARTVLRGIDLTVGRGEVVALLGANGSGKSTAVRAVVGQVELEEGSLELFGTPLRRFRDWARIGYVPQRTTAASGVPATVREVVASGRLARTGLRPRRRADRAAVDRALELVGMDHRAGDSVNALSGGQHQRVLIARALASEPELLIMDEPMAGVDLAGQEVLADILRAQVAAGATVLLVLHELGPLEPLIDRAAVLRDGCVVYDGPPPEAVGQHALPGHDHVHPHAGPAAEPIRTGLLT; encoded by the coding sequence ATGGCCGTACCGCCCGTTGTCTCCCTGCGCGGGGCCACCGCCCGGCTCGGCGCGCGCACCGTGCTGCGCGGAATCGACCTGACCGTCGGCCGGGGCGAGGTCGTCGCCCTGCTCGGTGCCAACGGCTCGGGCAAGTCCACCGCCGTACGGGCCGTCGTCGGCCAGGTGGAGCTGGAGGAGGGCTCCCTGGAGCTGTTCGGCACCCCGCTGCGCCGCTTCCGGGACTGGGCCCGCATCGGCTACGTACCGCAGCGGACCACCGCCGCGAGCGGTGTGCCCGCGACGGTGCGCGAGGTCGTGGCCTCCGGCCGGCTGGCCCGTACGGGGCTGCGCCCGCGGCGGAGGGCCGACCGGGCCGCCGTCGACCGGGCGCTGGAGCTGGTCGGCATGGACCACCGCGCCGGGGACTCCGTCAACGCGCTCTCCGGCGGCCAGCACCAGCGGGTGCTGATCGCCCGCGCGCTGGCCTCCGAGCCCGAACTGCTGATCATGGACGAGCCGATGGCGGGCGTCGACCTCGCCGGGCAGGAGGTCCTCGCGGACATCCTGCGCGCCCAGGTCGCCGCCGGCGCCACCGTCCTCCTCGTCCTGCACGAACTGGGCCCGCTGGAGCCGCTGATCGACCGCGCGGCCGTCCTCCGCGACGGCTGCGTGGTGTACGACGGGCCGCCGCCCGAGGCCGTGGGCCAGCACGCGCTGCCCGGCCACGACCATGTCCACCCGCACGCCGGCCCGGCGGCGGAACCGATCCGGACGGGGCTGCTGACCTGA
- a CDS encoding metal ABC transporter permease → MEILNYAFMQRALLAAVLVGVTAPAIGIYLVQRRQAIMGDGIGHVAMTGVALGFLLNTSPVWMATLVAVAGSVGMELIRSRGRTSGDVALALLFYGGMAGGVMIINLAPGGSTANLSTYLFGSITTVAPEDVVAICLLAAFVIAITLGLRRQLFAVCQDEEFARVTGLPVRLLNLLLAVTAALTVTVAMRIVGLLLVSAMMVIPVAAAQRVTRGFAATLAIAMGIGVTVSLTGTVTTYYMDAPSGAAIVLLAIAVFLAFAAVTAPLARRRARRAAAGGGEACAREAAGERPAADDVKV, encoded by the coding sequence ATGGAGATCCTGAACTACGCCTTCATGCAGCGGGCCCTGCTCGCCGCCGTGCTCGTCGGCGTCACCGCGCCGGCCATCGGCATCTACCTCGTCCAGCGCCGCCAGGCGATCATGGGGGACGGCATCGGCCACGTCGCCATGACCGGTGTCGCCCTCGGCTTCCTGCTGAACACCAGCCCGGTGTGGATGGCGACCCTGGTCGCGGTGGCCGGCTCGGTCGGCATGGAACTGATCCGCTCCCGCGGCCGCACCAGCGGAGACGTCGCGCTCGCCCTGCTCTTCTACGGCGGCATGGCCGGCGGCGTCATGATCATCAACCTGGCGCCGGGCGGCTCCACCGCCAATCTCTCCACCTATCTCTTCGGCTCGATCACCACGGTCGCCCCCGAGGACGTGGTGGCGATCTGCCTGCTCGCCGCCTTCGTGATCGCGATCACCCTCGGACTGCGCCGGCAGCTCTTCGCCGTCTGCCAGGACGAGGAGTTCGCCCGGGTCACCGGGCTGCCGGTGCGGCTGCTGAACCTCCTGCTCGCGGTCACGGCCGCGCTGACCGTCACCGTCGCCATGCGGATCGTCGGGCTGCTGCTGGTCAGCGCGATGATGGTGATCCCGGTCGCCGCCGCCCAGCGGGTCACCCGCGGCTTCGCGGCGACCCTGGCCATCGCGATGGGGATCGGCGTCACCGTCTCGCTGACCGGTACGGTGACCACGTACTACATGGACGCGCCCTCGGGCGCCGCGATCGTCCTGCTGGCCATCGCCGTCTTCCTGGCCTTCGCGGCCGTGACCGCGCCACTGGCCCGCAGGCGGGCCCGCCGGGCCGCGGCGGGCGGGGGCGAGGCCTGCGCACGGGAGGCGGCCGGGGAGCGCCCGGCGGCCGACGACGTGAAGGTCTGA
- a CDS encoding isoprenyl transferase yields MARRGILGRTRREYQQPEPHPSGARPPEIPGELIPKHVAVVMDGNGRWAKERGLPRTEGHKVGEGVVLDVLKGCLEMGVKNLSLYAFSTENWKRSPEEVRFLMNFNRDVIRRRRDEMDALGIRIRWVGRMPKLWKSVVQELQIAQEQTRDNDAMTLYFCVNYGGRAEIADAAAAIAADVRAGKLDPSKVTEKTVQQYLYYPDMPDVDLFVRPSGEQRTSNYLIWQSAYAEMVFQDVLWPDFDRRDLWRACLEFARRDRRFGGAEPNPAQPGEGAAGASA; encoded by the coding sequence ATGGCACGACGCGGGATTCTGGGCCGTACCCGCCGCGAGTACCAGCAGCCGGAGCCGCACCCCAGCGGTGCGCGCCCGCCCGAGATCCCCGGCGAGCTGATCCCGAAGCACGTGGCGGTCGTCATGGACGGCAACGGGCGCTGGGCGAAGGAGCGCGGGCTGCCGCGCACCGAGGGGCACAAGGTCGGTGAGGGCGTCGTCCTCGACGTGCTCAAGGGCTGCCTGGAGATGGGCGTCAAGAACCTCTCCCTGTACGCGTTCTCCACGGAGAACTGGAAGCGCTCGCCCGAGGAGGTGCGCTTCCTGATGAACTTCAACCGGGACGTGATCCGCCGCCGCCGGGACGAGATGGACGCCCTGGGCATCCGCATCCGCTGGGTGGGGCGGATGCCGAAGCTGTGGAAGTCCGTGGTGCAGGAGCTGCAGATAGCGCAGGAGCAGACCAGGGACAACGACGCCATGACGCTTTACTTCTGCGTCAACTACGGGGGCCGTGCCGAGATCGCCGACGCCGCGGCGGCCATCGCGGCCGATGTGCGGGCCGGGAAGCTCGATCCGTCCAAGGTCACCGAGAAGACGGTCCAGCAGTACCTGTACTACCCGGACATGCCGGACGTGGATCTCTTCGTCCGGCCGTCGGGGGAGCAGCGCACCTCCAACTACCTGATATGGCAGAGCGCCTACGCCGAGATGGTCTTCCAGGACGTCCTCTGGCCGGACTTCGACCGCCGCGACCTGTGGCGGGCCTGCCTGGAGTTCGCCCGGCGCGACCGCCGCTTCGGCGGCGCGGAGCCGAACCCGGCGCAGCCGGGCGAGGGGGCGGCCGGGGCGTCCGCCTGA
- the recO gene encoding DNA repair protein RecO gives MTLFRDDGIVLRTQKLGEADRIITLLTRGHGRVRAVARGVRRTKSKFGARLEPFSHVDVQFFSRGGELVGRGLPLCTQSETIAPYGGAIATDYDRYTAGTAMLETAERFTDHEGEPAVQQYLLLVGALRTLAGGEHEPRLVLDAFLLRSLAVNGYAPSFAACARCGLPGPNRFFSVSAGGVVCGDCRVPGSVVPSGEALALLGALLTGDWETADACEARYVREGSGLVAAYLHWHLERGLRSLRYVEK, from the coding sequence ATGACTCTGTTCCGCGACGACGGCATCGTGCTGCGCACCCAGAAGCTGGGTGAGGCGGACCGGATCATCACCCTGCTCACCCGGGGCCACGGCCGGGTGCGGGCGGTGGCGCGCGGGGTGCGGCGCACCAAGTCGAAGTTCGGGGCCCGGCTGGAGCCCTTCTCCCATGTGGACGTGCAGTTCTTCTCGCGGGGCGGCGAGCTCGTCGGCCGCGGCCTGCCGCTGTGCACCCAGAGCGAGACCATCGCTCCGTACGGCGGTGCCATCGCCACCGACTACGACCGCTACACCGCGGGCACGGCCATGCTGGAGACCGCCGAGCGGTTCACCGACCACGAGGGGGAGCCGGCCGTGCAGCAGTATCTGCTGCTGGTCGGGGCGCTGCGGACGCTCGCGGGCGGTGAGCACGAGCCGCGGCTGGTGCTCGACGCCTTCCTGCTCCGCTCGCTGGCCGTCAACGGCTACGCGCCCAGCTTCGCCGCCTGCGCCCGGTGCGGGCTGCCGGGTCCGAACCGTTTCTTCTCGGTGTCGGCCGGCGGCGTGGTGTGCGGGGACTGCCGGGTGCCGGGGAGCGTCGTGCCCTCGGGGGAGGCGCTGGCCCTGCTCGGAGCGCTGCTGACGGGCGACTGGGAGACGGCGGACGCGTGCGAGGCGCGGTACGTCAGGGAGGGCAGCGGGCTCGTGGCAGCCTATCTGCACTGGCACCTGGAGCGCGGACTGCGTTCCCTCAGGTATGTGGAGAAATAG
- a CDS encoding metal ABC transporter substrate-binding protein: protein MDVMNARRNRPVSRITTAAAAAGATALGLVTLTACGSGTAGAGGDDGKVNVVASFYPLEYLAEEIGGEHVSVTTLTKPGVEPHDLEIKPRQTAELSEADVAFYLKGLQPAVDAAVAQSGVKKAVDAAELGAGEHGEGGHEEEPAEEHTDEHGDEHAEEQPDEHGDEHADEHSAEPEAGGDGHDHSGGASDPHLWLDPTQYAEVAEGFAKTLAEADPGHAAAYEKNADTLVKKLEALDKDFADGLRNRTTDTFITTHAAFGHLSSRYGLEQEAIGGLDPETEPSPARIRELHTIAEREKVTTVFFETLVSDATAKTLAADTGLKTDVLDPLEGITDRSAGDDYFEVMRANLDALRKALGSG from the coding sequence ATGGATGTCATGAACGCACGCCGGAACCGCCCCGTCTCCCGAATAACCACCGCCGCGGCCGCCGCCGGGGCCACCGCCCTCGGCCTCGTCACCCTCACCGCCTGCGGCAGCGGCACGGCGGGCGCGGGCGGGGACGACGGCAAGGTGAACGTCGTCGCCTCCTTCTATCCGCTGGAGTACCTCGCCGAGGAGATCGGCGGGGAGCACGTCTCCGTCACGACCCTGACGAAGCCCGGGGTGGAGCCGCACGACCTGGAGATCAAGCCCCGCCAGACGGCCGAGCTGAGCGAGGCCGACGTGGCCTTCTACCTCAAGGGGCTCCAGCCCGCCGTGGACGCCGCCGTGGCCCAGTCCGGCGTGAAGAAGGCCGTGGACGCCGCGGAACTCGGTGCCGGAGAGCACGGCGAGGGCGGGCACGAGGAGGAGCCCGCCGAGGAGCACACCGACGAACACGGCGACGAACACGCCGAGGAGCAGCCGGACGAGCACGGGGACGAGCACGCGGACGAACACTCCGCGGAGCCGGAGGCCGGCGGCGACGGCCACGACCACTCCGGCGGCGCGTCCGACCCGCACCTCTGGCTCGACCCCACCCAGTACGCCGAGGTCGCCGAGGGCTTCGCCAAGACCCTCGCCGAGGCCGACCCCGGCCACGCCGCCGCGTACGAGAAGAACGCCGACACCCTGGTGAAGAAGCTCGAGGCGCTCGACAAGGACTTCGCGGACGGCCTGCGCAACCGCACCACGGACACCTTCATCACCACCCACGCCGCCTTCGGCCACCTCTCCTCGCGCTACGGCCTGGAGCAGGAGGCGATCGGCGGGCTGGACCCCGAGACCGAGCCGAGCCCCGCCCGGATACGGGAACTGCACACCATCGCGGAGCGTGAGAAGGTGACCACCGTCTTCTTCGAGACGCTGGTCAGCGACGCCACCGCGAAGACCCTGGCGGCGGACACCGGTCTGAAGACGGACGTGCTCGACCCCCTGGAGGGAATCACCGACCGGTCCGCGGGCGATGACTACTTCGAGGTCATGCGCGCCAACCTGGACGCGCTGCGGAAGGCCCTCGGCTCCGGGTGA
- the ybeY gene encoding rRNA maturation RNase YbeY has product MSIDVNNESGTAVDEQALLDVARYGLARMRIHPLAELSVIVVDSDAMEQLHRQWMDLPGPTDVMSFPMDELRPPAKDDEDPPQGLLGDIVLCPEVARRQGEEAPTAHSMDEELQLLTVHGVLHLLGYDHEEPEDKVEMFGLQKAIIDGWRAERGVEGPSPAPTTR; this is encoded by the coding sequence ACGAGTCCGGTACCGCAGTGGACGAGCAGGCGCTGCTGGACGTCGCCCGCTACGGCCTCGCCCGGATGCGCATCCACCCGCTCGCCGAACTCTCCGTGATCGTCGTCGACAGCGACGCCATGGAGCAGCTCCACCGCCAGTGGATGGACCTCCCGGGCCCCACGGACGTCATGTCCTTCCCGATGGACGAACTCCGCCCGCCGGCCAAGGACGACGAGGACCCCCCGCAGGGGCTGCTCGGCGACATCGTGCTCTGCCCCGAGGTCGCCCGGCGGCAGGGTGAGGAGGCGCCGACGGCGCACTCGATGGACGAGGAGCTCCAGCTCCTCACCGTCCACGGCGTCCTCCACCTGCTCGGCTACGACCACGAGGAGCCGGAGGACAAGGTAGAGATGTTCGGCCTGCAGAAGGCGATTATCGACGGCTGGCGCGCCGAGCGCGGCGTCGAGGGCCCCTCGCCGGCGCCCACCACCCGGTGA
- the leuA gene encoding 2-isopropylmalate synthase, translating into MSSSQHVTGHRPVGRTTPVTAATVAQRPSGMPIHKYGPYEAVAIPDRTWPGNRITRAPRWLSTDLRDGNQALIDPMSPARKRAMFDLLVSMGYKEIEVGFPSSGQTDFDFVRSIIEEGAIPEDVTISVLTQAREELIERTVEALRGAPRATVHLYNATAPVFRRVVFRGSREQVRQIAVDGTRLVMEYAEKLLDAETLFGYQYSPEIFTDTELDFALEVCESVMDVWQPEDGREIILNLPATVERSTPSTHADRFEWMSRNLSRREFVCLSAHPHNDRGTAVAAAELAVMAGADRVEGCLFGQGERTGNVDLVTLGMNLFSQGIDPMIDFSRIDEIRRTAEYCNQMEVHPRHPYAGDLVYTSFSGSHQDAIKKGFEDMDARAAAAGKTVDDIEWAVPYLPIDPKDVGRSYEAVIRVNSQSGKGGVAYVLKNDHKLDLPRRMQIEFSKIIQMKTDSEGGEVTPAQIWSVFQDEYLPTTDAPWGRIALRSTQTSTTGEGGDALTVEAVVDGQDTVLTGSGNGPIAAFINALGSIGVDVRVLDYAEHALSEGAGARAAAYVECAVDGKVLWGVGMDPNTVRASLKAVVSAVNRSARAA; encoded by the coding sequence ATGTCTTCCTCCCAGCACGTCACCGGTCACCGCCCCGTCGGCCGTACCACCCCCGTCACCGCCGCCACCGTCGCCCAGCGGCCCTCCGGGATGCCGATTCACAAGTACGGCCCCTACGAGGCCGTGGCGATCCCCGACCGCACCTGGCCCGGGAACCGGATCACCCGGGCCCCCCGCTGGCTGTCCACGGATCTGCGGGACGGCAACCAGGCGCTGATCGACCCGATGTCCCCGGCCCGCAAGCGGGCCATGTTCGACCTGCTGGTCTCCATGGGCTACAAGGAGATCGAGGTCGGCTTCCCCTCCTCCGGCCAGACCGATTTCGACTTCGTACGGTCGATCATCGAAGAGGGCGCGATCCCCGAGGACGTGACGATCTCCGTCCTGACCCAGGCCCGCGAGGAACTGATCGAGCGCACGGTCGAGGCGCTGCGCGGCGCTCCCCGCGCGACCGTCCATCTGTACAACGCCACCGCCCCGGTCTTCCGCCGCGTCGTCTTCCGCGGCAGCCGCGAGCAGGTCCGGCAGATCGCCGTCGACGGCACCCGGCTGGTCATGGAGTACGCCGAGAAGCTGCTGGACGCGGAGACCCTCTTCGGTTACCAGTACAGCCCGGAGATCTTCACCGACACCGAGCTGGACTTCGCCCTGGAGGTCTGCGAGAGCGTCATGGACGTCTGGCAGCCCGAGGACGGCCGCGAGATCATCCTCAACCTGCCCGCCACCGTGGAGCGTTCGACCCCCAGCACCCATGCCGACCGCTTCGAGTGGATGTCGCGGAACCTCTCCCGCCGCGAGTTCGTCTGCCTGTCCGCGCACCCGCACAACGACCGCGGCACCGCCGTCGCCGCCGCCGAGCTGGCCGTCATGGCCGGCGCCGACCGGGTCGAGGGCTGCCTGTTCGGGCAGGGCGAGCGCACCGGCAACGTCGACCTGGTCACTCTGGGGATGAACCTGTTCTCCCAGGGCATCGACCCGATGATCGACTTCTCCCGGATCGACGAGATCCGCCGCACCGCCGAGTACTGCAACCAGATGGAGGTCCACCCGCGCCACCCCTACGCGGGCGACCTGGTCTACACCTCCTTCTCCGGCTCCCACCAGGACGCCATCAAGAAGGGCTTCGAGGACATGGACGCCCGGGCCGCCGCGGCCGGGAAGACGGTGGACGACATCGAGTGGGCCGTGCCGTACCTGCCCATCGACCCCAAGGACGTCGGCCGCTCCTACGAGGCCGTCATCCGGGTCAACTCGCAGTCCGGCAAGGGCGGTGTGGCCTACGTCCTGAAGAACGACCACAAGCTGGACCTGCCGCGCCGGATGCAGATCGAGTTCTCGAAGATCATCCAGATGAAGACCGACAGCGAGGGCGGCGAGGTCACCCCGGCCCAGATCTGGTCCGTCTTCCAGGACGAGTACCTGCCCACCACCGACGCCCCCTGGGGCCGGATCGCGCTGCGCTCCACCCAGACCTCGACCACCGGCGAGGGCGGCGACGCGCTCACCGTCGAGGCGGTCGTCGACGGGCAGGACACCGTGCTGACCGGCAGCGGAAACGGCCCCATCGCCGCCTTCATCAACGCCCTGGGCTCGATCGGGGTGGACGTACGGGTGCTGGACTACGCCGAGCACGCCCTGAGCGAGGGCGCCGGCGCCCGGGCCGCCGCCTACGTCGAGTGCGCCGTGGACGGCAAGGTCCTGTGGGGCGTCGGCATGGACCCGAACACGGTCCGCGCCTCCCTGAAGGCCGTGGTCTCCGCGGTCAACCGCTCGGCCCGCGCCGCCTGA